The sequence below is a genomic window from Pseudomonadota bacterium.
GCACAGCCGACAAATATATTAGGTTTACCCTTTATCTCTTCTCCACTTAAAAACTTCCCCTCATCTGTCATGCGCCTCACGCACTGGATAAGCTGCATAGAGTCAATATCAAACACATTCTTTGCCCCTGGATGGTCTCCGAACTTCTGATGGTCTCCTGATAGACATAAAATATTGTTGATGCCCAAGGCGGCAGCCCCTAAGATATCGCTCTGTATTGCAATCCTGTTTCTATCCCTGCACACCATCTGCATAACGGGGTTAAAACCCATTTCCTTCAGTATAAGACAAGCGGAGAAACTGCTCATCCTCACAACGCTTGTCTGGTTATCGGTGACATTCACGGCGTCTACATAGCCTTTTAGAAAAGAACCTTTTTTCCTGATTACTTCAGGATCCGCACCCCTTGGGGGACCGCATTCGGATGTAACGGCAAATGCCCCGCTTTTTAAAACCCTTTCTAAATTACTCCCTGTATTCATATCTTCAAATCCTCCCTGATTCTTTTTCTCGGGCCGCCATCCCTGCTTGTAGACCAGTCCTTCGCGGGCTGAATCTCAAGGTATTTCTCCAGCATATTCATCTCTTTGTACCTGTCAACAATCAGCTGCCAGCCGCAGGGGATATCCTTATCTACCTCACACTTACCATCCTGTGAACCTCCGCATGGTCCGTTGAATAGGCTCTTTGCACACCTCGTCACAGGACATATGCCGAGGGTTTTATCGAGGACACAGTTGCCACAGCCCTGACACCGCTCAGTCCATACCCCGTGTTCTTCCGTAACACCCTCGAAGCTCGTGTTTACTGCTGGTAAGATTATCTTGTTCCTGTAATTTTCCCCGACAAACTGGATACCACAACCGCATGCCATTGATATTACC
It includes:
- a CDS encoding methylenetetrahydrofolate reductase; protein product: MNTGSNLERVLKSGAFAVTSECGPPRGADPEVIRKKGSFLKGYVDAVNVTDNQTSVVRMSSFSACLILKEMGFNPVMQMVCRDRNRIAIQSDILGAAALGINNILCLSGDHQKFGDHPGAKNVFDIDSMQLIQCVRRMTDEGKFLSGEEIKGKPNIFVGCAANPFADPFEIRAMRLAKKVKAGAEFVQTQCIFNVEKFEKWMEMVRDLGLNEKVYILAGITPMKSIGMARYMKNSVPGMDIPEEQIERLKNVPKEKVAEEGIKIAVETIERVRAIKGVAGVHIMAIEWEEKVPEIVKSAGLYPRP
- a CDS encoding methylenetetrahydrofolate reductase C-terminal domain-containing protein, which codes for MIVANRKPFEEIIEMVKPYSRILLLGCNECVTVCAVGGAKEVAVLASEIRLFRQKEGRPVEIKELTLERNCDLEYVETLKPIINDYDVVISMACGCGIQFVGENYRNKIILPAVNTSFEGVTEEHGVWTERCQGCGNCVLDKTLGICPVTRCAKSLFNGPCGGSQDGKCEVDKDIPCGWQLIVDRYKEMNMLEKYLEIQPAKDWSTSRDGGPRKRIREDLKI